The following are encoded in a window of Candidatus Microthrix parvicella Bio17-1 genomic DNA:
- a CDS encoding PKD domain-containing protein: MNIDASALASGGGTVKVVSNPDAGFTSASVTASTEGDLVDVVGTRTKPVAASSMVNTFTVDVANGDSDTSTSALTAEATSSDGISTVSATLKASDASGTVRSITDQVWATDFDGVTLVSETGEQDLRLQKVSHLESAGTVDVPTATALRRKIQGATGSTMASAAAPCADVCVSGTIEWTDSAGGTHPVPFAPVQIRDDETPPLGVDSELVTTVTTGLDGTYSATVDNDDGPGQGNRDVFVRVLAAGEDFSVGGQFIESPVQSEVPSGTELTVDLTANNTDDNNTAFSLQNAMYLGTQYLDTRVPGGLRFLDVVYPDPEGSFYDGEDLHVLSLDRFDWDVMLHEYGHFVANQLDIENNPGGDHSSADNLSVSRESKEIGVPLAFGEGWPTYFAVSLLQIQGAADLGVPNAGDSKYQDTEDQVITDDLEEGGTLGEDNEFTVMSVLWDLYDTPEDGLDKVALGDKVVLDRLVAGGEDDPGTLSDAYRLIGLGGAGDVNPVSCVFSGQNVAPRLADPKVTSVGKDDKIPTFTWDAGNGGDFPNDSFVVELRDATGNKLIESSEPLDDTNYKPSAAQWLSALRKSDGTLRVAVVGTQTAEPVTGPYRSCMTDIDVKPIADAGGPYSGTTAKAVSLDASVSVVPGGTIASYEWDFDGDGTYDQTTTKSTTTNVYSEPFDGKIKVRITAGAPTMKSSRLALAKEGDTDVAEADVKIVSAPPPSTSTPPSTSNPPSSNNNPPSSNNNPPSSNNNPPSDNGPVATAAPRPVVKPVVVPVAKPVAVTPLPLARTGTGPLGLLLAAAGLLLGGLALQTVRRRRRT; the protein is encoded by the coding sequence GTGAATATTGACGCATCTGCGCTGGCCTCTGGGGGCGGGACCGTCAAGGTCGTTTCGAACCCCGACGCCGGGTTCACCTCCGCAAGCGTGACCGCTTCGACTGAAGGTGACCTTGTTGATGTTGTCGGCACCCGTACGAAGCCGGTGGCTGCATCCTCGATGGTCAACACGTTCACCGTCGACGTGGCCAACGGTGACTCCGACACCAGTACGAGTGCGCTAACAGCCGAGGCGACATCATCGGACGGGATCTCAACGGTGTCGGCAACCCTCAAGGCGTCCGACGCCTCCGGCACGGTCCGGTCGATCACCGACCAGGTGTGGGCCACCGACTTCGACGGGGTCACCCTGGTCAGCGAGACGGGCGAACAAGACCTTCGTCTCCAAAAGGTCAGCCACCTTGAGAGCGCGGGGACGGTTGACGTCCCCACGGCGACGGCGTTGCGCAGGAAGATCCAAGGCGCCACCGGTTCCACCATGGCGTCCGCTGCCGCACCATGCGCCGACGTGTGTGTGTCCGGAACGATCGAGTGGACCGACTCCGCTGGCGGCACCCACCCGGTGCCATTCGCACCGGTTCAGATCCGCGATGACGAGACCCCGCCCCTCGGAGTTGACTCCGAACTGGTCACCACGGTGACCACGGGCCTCGACGGCACCTACAGCGCCACGGTCGACAACGACGACGGCCCCGGTCAAGGCAACCGTGACGTCTTCGTTCGGGTTCTCGCTGCAGGTGAGGACTTCAGCGTCGGTGGACAGTTCATCGAAAGTCCCGTCCAGTCCGAGGTTCCCTCCGGCACCGAGCTGACCGTTGACCTGACCGCAAACAACACCGATGACAACAACACGGCGTTCTCGCTGCAGAACGCTATGTACCTGGGCACCCAGTATCTCGACACCCGGGTGCCGGGCGGGCTGCGGTTCCTTGACGTCGTGTACCCCGACCCCGAGGGGTCGTTCTACGACGGTGAGGACTTGCACGTGCTGTCGTTGGACCGATTCGACTGGGACGTGATGCTGCACGAGTACGGCCACTTCGTGGCCAACCAGCTCGACATCGAGAACAACCCCGGCGGCGATCACAGCAGCGCCGACAACCTGTCGGTCTCCCGGGAGAGTAAGGAGATCGGCGTGCCGCTGGCCTTTGGCGAGGGCTGGCCCACCTACTTCGCTGTTTCTCTCCTGCAGATCCAGGGTGCAGCCGACCTCGGCGTTCCCAACGCTGGCGATTCGAAGTACCAGGACACCGAAGACCAAGTGATCACCGACGACTTAGAAGAGGGCGGTACGCTTGGCGAAGACAACGAGTTCACCGTCATGTCGGTCCTGTGGGACCTCTACGACACGCCCGAGGACGGACTCGACAAGGTCGCTTTGGGCGACAAAGTCGTCTTGGACCGTCTGGTGGCAGGCGGCGAGGACGACCCCGGGACCCTGTCGGACGCCTATCGCCTGATCGGGCTCGGCGGCGCTGGCGACGTCAACCCGGTGAGCTGCGTGTTCTCGGGCCAGAACGTCGCCCCCAGGTTGGCCGACCCCAAGGTCACCAGCGTGGGTAAGGACGACAAAATCCCGACCTTCACCTGGGACGCTGGCAACGGCGGCGATTTCCCGAACGACAGCTTCGTCGTGGAACTCCGCGACGCGACCGGGAACAAGCTGATCGAGTCGTCCGAGCCACTCGATGACACCAACTACAAGCCCTCCGCTGCTCAGTGGCTTTCGGCGCTGCGCAAGTCGGACGGAACCTTGCGGGTGGCGGTCGTCGGAACCCAAACCGCCGAGCCCGTGACCGGGCCCTACCGCAGCTGCATGACTGACATCGACGTGAAGCCGATTGCTGACGCTGGCGGCCCGTACAGCGGCACGACAGCCAAGGCCGTATCCCTTGACGCTTCAGTGTCGGTGGTTCCCGGCGGAACCATCGCTAGTTACGAGTGGGACTTCGACGGAGACGGCACCTACGACCAGACAACCACCAAGTCGACAACCACCAACGTCTACAGCGAGCCCTTCGACGGGAAGATCAAGGTCCGCATCACCGCTGGGGCCCCAACGATGAAGTCCAGCAGGCTGGCATTGGCCAAGGAAGGCGACACCGACGTCGCCGAGGCGGACGTCAAAATCGTCAGCGCACCCCCGCCTTCCACCAGCACCCCGCCGTCGACCAGCAACCCACCGTCCAGCAACAACAACCCGCCGTCCAGCAACAACAACCCGCCGTCCAGCAACAACAACCCGCCGTCGGACAACGGTCCCGTTGCAACAGCCGCCCCACGGCCAGTGGTCAAGCCCGTTGTCGTGCCGGTTGCCAAGCCGGTCGCGGTGACGCCGCTGCCGTTGGCCCGCACCGGTACTGGCCCACTTGGGCTGCTGCTTGCAGCCGCAGGGCTCCTACTCGGCGGCCTCGCCCTCCAAACGGTGAGGCGTCGCCGCAGGACGTGA